Proteins co-encoded in one Ruegeria sp. HKCCD4315 genomic window:
- the moaB gene encoding molybdenum cofactor biosynthesis protein B, which translates to MSRIDDNKEFIPVKIAVLTVSDTRSMDEDRSGQTLVDRIEKAGHVVADRKIIRDERDQIADQLRAWVADDQIDVVISTGGTGLTGRDLTVEAHRDVYEKEIDAFGTVFTIISMEKIGTSAVQSRATGGVAGGTYLFALPGSPGACKDAWDGILEKQFDYRHRPCNFVEIMPRLDEHLRRK; encoded by the coding sequence ATGTCACGCATTGACGACAACAAAGAGTTCATTCCGGTCAAAATTGCTGTCCTGACCGTGTCGGATACACGGTCGATGGACGAAGATCGCTCGGGTCAGACTCTGGTGGACCGGATCGAAAAAGCGGGCCACGTGGTGGCTGATCGCAAGATCATTCGCGACGAACGTGATCAGATTGCCGATCAACTGCGTGCCTGGGTGGCGGACGATCAGATTGACGTCGTGATCTCGACCGGGGGCACAGGTCTGACCGGGCGCGACCTGACCGTCGAGGCGCATCGTGACGTCTATGAGAAAGAGATCGACGCGTTCGGCACCGTGTTCACCATTATCTCGATGGAGAAAATCGGCACCTCGGCGGTGCAGTCCCGTGCAACGGGTGGGGTTGCCGGTGGCACGTATCTGTTCGCACTGCCCGGCAGCCCCGGCGCCTGCAAGGATGCGTGGGACGGGATACTCGAAAAACAGTTCGATTATCGGCATCGCCCCTGCAATTTTGTGGAAATAATGCCCAGATTGGACGAACACCTGCGACGGAAGTAG
- a CDS encoding YHS domain-containing (seleno)protein yields the protein MNTFKSLISGVALSVALATSTLAAGVEINASSTGLAMQGYDPVAYFTAGEATKGDYRITTLHDEALYRFSSEENKAAFEANPEAYLPAYGGYCAFGAAMGFKFDGDPNHWKIVDNKLYLNLSQDIQERWEGDIPGFIESASANWETIADKTPAELQAQ from the coding sequence ATGAACACTTTTAAATCTCTGATCAGCGGCGTCGCTCTGTCCGTCGCGCTGGCAACTTCGACTTTGGCTGCAGGCGTGGAAATCAACGCAAGCTCGACCGGCCTGGCGATGCAGGGCTATGACCCGGTTGCCTACTTCACCGCCGGTGAAGCAACCAAGGGCGATTACCGCATCACCACGCTGCATGATGAAGCGCTGTACCGTTTCTCGTCGGAAGAAAACAAAGCCGCTTTTGAAGCCAACCCGGAGGCATACCTGCCCGCATACGGTGGCTACTGTGCATTTGGCGCGGCCATGGGCTTCAAGTTCGACGGCGACCCGAACCACTGGAAAATCGTTGACAACAAGCTGTACCTGAACCTGTCGCAAGATATCCAGGAACGTTGGGAAGGCGACATCCCGGGCTTCATCGAAAGCGCAAGCGCAAACTGGGAAACCATCGCTGACAAGACCCCTGCGGAGCTGCAAGCGCAATAA
- a CDS encoding metallophosphoesterase: MKVLAFSDLHMARNRAADLVAASVDADLVIGAGDYCNMRQGLDEAMQMLAGISAPLVLIPGNAESAEELGDAAPEGVHVLHGTGMTLDGLRLFGLGYGVPPTPFGDWSCDLTEGAATEMLDRCDAADVLIVHSPPKGYGDQTSQGLSVGSTAVRDAIERLQPGHTVFGHVHESWGYRGTLGRTQLANLGPKPNWFEVSV, translated from the coding sequence ATGAAGGTTCTGGCCTTTTCCGATTTGCATATGGCGCGCAATCGCGCCGCGGATCTGGTAGCGGCGAGTGTTGACGCGGATTTGGTCATTGGCGCGGGTGATTATTGCAACATGCGTCAGGGTCTGGATGAGGCGATGCAGATGCTTGCGGGTATTTCTGCCCCGCTGGTGTTGATTCCAGGAAATGCAGAAAGTGCAGAAGAACTAGGCGATGCCGCGCCGGAAGGCGTTCATGTTTTGCACGGGACAGGTATGACACTCGACGGGCTTCGTCTGTTTGGATTGGGATATGGCGTGCCGCCGACACCGTTTGGCGACTGGTCCTGCGACCTGACTGAAGGTGCGGCGACTGAGATGCTCGACCGGTGCGATGCGGCTGATGTCCTGATCGTGCATTCTCCGCCCAAAGGTTATGGGGATCAGACGTCGCAAGGTCTGTCGGTTGGGTCGACGGCAGTGCGCGATGCCATAGAGCGGCTTCAGCCAGGTCATACGGTCTTTGGACATGTACACGAAAGTTGGGGCTATCGCGGAACGCTGGGCCGAACGCAATTGGCCAATCTGGGTCCAAAGCCGAATTGGTTTGAGGTGTCTGTGTGA
- a CDS encoding LysE family transporter: MIELQTLLVFIPAALALNLTPGSDMMFCFGQGLRSGAWPSVSASAGVSVGSMVHVLFAGLGLGAAVAAMPWLFDVIRWIGVTYLLYLAWGAIRNGAITEDAPVHPTHLAFRDGMLVNLTNPKVILFVLAFIPQFVDPATGSVLLQFLTFGVIMAVGGFVVNGLVGIFAGGAGRVLVGNPRASRIIGWITGGIFAALAIRLAIMERV; encoded by the coding sequence GTGATCGAACTTCAGACTTTACTGGTTTTTATTCCAGCCGCCTTGGCACTGAACCTGACGCCCGGTTCCGATATGATGTTCTGCTTCGGCCAGGGTCTTCGGTCGGGCGCATGGCCTTCAGTCTCGGCAAGTGCCGGGGTGTCTGTAGGGTCCATGGTTCATGTCCTGTTTGCTGGTCTTGGTCTGGGCGCTGCGGTCGCGGCGATGCCGTGGCTGTTCGACGTCATCCGTTGGATTGGCGTGACATATCTGCTCTATCTGGCATGGGGCGCGATCCGTAACGGTGCGATCACCGAAGACGCGCCGGTCCATCCAACGCATCTGGCATTTCGGGATGGGATGCTGGTCAACTTGACCAACCCTAAGGTCATCCTGTTTGTGCTGGCCTTCATCCCGCAGTTTGTGGACCCCGCCACAGGCTCTGTTCTGCTTCAGTTTCTGACCTTTGGTGTGATCATGGCGGTCGGAGGGTTTGTGGTGAACGGGCTGGTGGGCATATTCGCAGGCGGCGCGGGTCGGGTGCTGGTCGGCAACCCACGCGCCTCTCGCATTATTGGCTGGATTACAGGTGGTATTTTTGCCGCGCTTGCCATCCGGCTTGCCATTATGGAAAGGGTCTGA
- the pyrC gene encoding dihydroorotase, producing the protein MSTVLFINARLIDPEARMDTTGWLQVADGRIVARGEGNAPGSDGQIIDCNGKCLAPGIVDIGVKVCEPGERHKESYKSAGLAAAAGGVTTIVTRPDTLPAVDTPETLEFATRRAQADTPVNMLPMAALTKGREGREMTEIGFLQDAGAVAFTDCDHVITNTKVFSRALTYAKSCGALVIAHPQEPGLSAWAAATSGKFAALRGLPAVSPMAERMGLDRDIALLEMTGAAYHADQITTARALPALERAKRNGLNITAGTSIHHLTLNELDVADYRTFFKVKPPLRSEDDRQAVIEAVRTGLIDTISSMHTPQDEESKRLPFEEAASGAVALETLLPAALRLYHADQLDLPTLFRAMALNPAKRLGLESGRLAEDAPADLVLFDPDVPFLLDRFALKSKSQNTPFDGQRMQGKVLATYVAGQEVFRRP; encoded by the coding sequence ATGAGCACCGTTCTCTTCATCAACGCCCGCCTGATCGACCCGGAGGCTAGAATGGATACGACAGGGTGGCTACAGGTGGCCGATGGCCGGATTGTCGCCCGAGGGGAAGGAAACGCGCCGGGTTCTGACGGGCAGATCATCGATTGCAACGGAAAATGCCTTGCCCCCGGTATCGTCGATATCGGCGTCAAGGTGTGTGAACCGGGCGAGCGGCACAAGGAAAGCTACAAATCTGCAGGTCTGGCCGCCGCTGCCGGAGGTGTGACCACCATCGTCACCCGTCCCGATACGCTGCCAGCAGTGGATACGCCGGAAACGTTGGAATTCGCGACCCGGCGCGCGCAGGCGGATACACCGGTCAATATGCTGCCAATGGCCGCCCTGACCAAGGGGCGCGAAGGGCGTGAGATGACCGAGATCGGGTTTTTGCAGGACGCAGGCGCTGTGGCCTTTACCGATTGCGATCATGTCATCACCAATACCAAGGTGTTTTCCCGCGCGCTGACCTACGCAAAATCCTGTGGCGCGTTGGTGATCGCCCACCCTCAGGAACCCGGCCTCAGCGCCTGGGCGGCGGCGACCAGCGGCAAGTTCGCAGCGTTGCGCGGCCTGCCTGCCGTATCGCCGATGGCGGAACGCATGGGCCTGGATCGTGATATCGCCCTGCTTGAGATGACCGGAGCGGCCTACCACGCCGATCAGATCACCACCGCCCGCGCCCTGCCCGCGCTGGAACGGGCCAAGCGCAATGGGCTGAACATCACTGCCGGCACATCGATCCACCATCTGACTCTGAACGAGTTGGACGTGGCCGACTATCGCACCTTCTTTAAGGTCAAGCCGCCGCTACGGTCCGAGGACGACCGGCAAGCGGTGATCGAGGCTGTGCGGACAGGGCTGATCGACACCATCAGTTCGATGCACACCCCACAGGACGAAGAAAGCAAGCGCCTGCCGTTTGAAGAGGCTGCCTCGGGTGCGGTTGCTTTGGAAACGCTGCTGCCTGCTGCACTCCGCCTGTATCACGCAGATCAACTGGACCTGCCGACCCTTTTTAGGGCCATGGCGCTCAACCCCGCAAAACGGTTGGGACTGGAGAGCGGCCGATTGGCAGAAGACGCCCCGGCTGATCTGGTTCTCTTCGACCCGGATGTGCCCTTTTTGCTTGATCGGTTTGCCTTAAAATCCAAATCGCAAAACACGCCATTTGACGGCCAGCGGATGCAAGGTAAGGTCCTTGCAACTTATGTTGCAGGCCAAGAAGTGTTCCGGAGACCTTAA
- a CDS encoding DUF2189 domain-containing protein: MAKTIGNPISWTARNLGAAGDHVSESVSRLGSADTKELPMVQTLTLQDLRACLRAGYDDFLETRADAVFIVLIYPIAGLLMFGFALNMNLVPLLAPLVAGFALIGPVAAVGLYEISRKREQGSAVHWLDAFGVFRSPSFGAILVLGFYLVMLLLVWLMVAQAIHTNTMGPEVPASLSAFATQVLTTSAGWTMIVAGTAVGFVFALCALAVSVVSFPLLLDRKVGLPVAVVTSFRVLRENPGVILTWGFIVAALLFLGALPMLLGLIVVVPVLGHATWHLYRRAVA; the protein is encoded by the coding sequence ATGGCCAAAACAATCGGAAACCCGATCAGCTGGACCGCCCGAAATCTCGGGGCGGCAGGTGATCATGTCTCGGAAAGCGTCTCGCGCCTGGGCAGCGCGGACACCAAAGAGCTGCCAATGGTGCAAACCTTGACGCTGCAAGACCTGCGCGCCTGTCTGCGCGCGGGCTATGACGACTTTCTCGAAACACGGGCGGATGCCGTGTTCATCGTGTTGATCTACCCGATCGCAGGGCTCTTGATGTTCGGCTTTGCTTTGAACATGAATCTGGTGCCGCTTCTGGCTCCGCTTGTCGCCGGCTTTGCCTTGATCGGGCCAGTCGCCGCCGTGGGGCTTTATGAGATTAGCCGCAAGCGTGAACAGGGCAGCGCAGTGCATTGGTTGGATGCGTTCGGTGTCTTCAGATCACCGTCCTTCGGTGCAATTCTGGTGCTTGGCTTCTACCTCGTCATGCTGCTTTTGGTCTGGCTGATGGTCGCACAAGCCATTCATACTAATACAATGGGCCCTGAAGTACCCGCATCCCTTAGTGCATTTGCCACACAGGTTCTCACCACTTCTGCGGGATGGACGATGATTGTCGCGGGAACCGCTGTTGGTTTTGTGTTCGCCCTGTGCGCATTGGCAGTCAGCGTTGTAAGCTTTCCATTGCTGCTGGACCGCAAGGTGGGGCTGCCGGTGGCGGTTGTGACATCGTTTCGTGTCTTGCGCGAGAACCCCGGCGTCATCCTGACATGGGGCTTCATCGTGGCGGCGCTGCTTTTTCTGGGCGCCTTGCCGATGCTGTTGGGTCTGATCGTGGTAGTACCCGTTCTGGGCCACGCCACATGGCATCTATACCGCCGCGCGGTTGCGTGA
- a CDS encoding NAD(P)H-quinone oxidoreductase: MTQMMRAVEITKPGGPDVLQLTERPVPEPGNGQVVLKVAYAGVNRPDALQRAGAYDPPPGASDLPGLEASGEVVSVGAGVEGLSVGDKVCALLPGGGYAEYVATSAAHCLPVPAGMGMKEAACLPETFFTVWSNVFTRGGLKAGERFLVHGGSSGIGTTAIQLANAFGARVFATAGSDEKCEACVKLGAEKAINYRDEDFVATMRAEGGANLILDMVGGDYIPRNVKALAEDGRLVQIAFLQGPKVELNFAMMMVKRLTLTGSTLRPQSDLAKAQIAQDLREAVWPLLDAGKVAPVMDSVFELADAAAAHARMESSGHIGKIVLKVSD; encoded by the coding sequence ATGACCCAGATGATGCGCGCTGTTGAGATCACCAAACCGGGTGGTCCTGATGTTTTGCAACTGACTGAACGTCCTGTTCCCGAGCCGGGTAACGGACAGGTTGTGCTGAAAGTAGCTTATGCCGGTGTGAACCGTCCTGATGCGTTGCAGCGGGCAGGGGCCTATGATCCGCCTCCAGGTGCCAGCGACCTGCCGGGGCTTGAGGCGTCGGGCGAAGTGGTCTCGGTCGGTGCAGGGGTCGAGGGGTTGTCAGTCGGCGACAAGGTTTGTGCGTTGTTGCCGGGTGGGGGCTATGCCGAATACGTCGCCACGTCTGCGGCGCATTGCCTTCCGGTCCCTGCGGGGATGGGAATGAAAGAAGCCGCTTGCCTGCCGGAAACCTTTTTCACCGTCTGGTCCAACGTGTTCACACGTGGTGGTCTGAAAGCGGGTGAGCGGTTTCTGGTCCATGGCGGCTCCAGCGGGATCGGGACAACGGCAATCCAACTGGCCAATGCTTTTGGTGCACGTGTCTTTGCGACCGCTGGGTCCGATGAGAAATGTGAGGCTTGCGTCAAGCTGGGTGCGGAAAAGGCAATCAACTATCGCGATGAAGATTTTGTGGCCACCATGCGGGCCGAGGGCGGGGCGAACCTGATCCTTGATATGGTGGGTGGGGATTACATCCCACGCAACGTCAAAGCATTGGCCGAGGATGGGCGTTTGGTACAGATCGCGTTCCTGCAAGGTCCGAAGGTCGAGCTGAACTTTGCGATGATGATGGTCAAACGTTTGACCCTGACCGGCAGCACCCTGCGCCCGCAGAGCGATTTGGCCAAGGCACAAATTGCGCAGGACTTGCGCGAAGCCGTTTGGCCTCTGCTCGACGCTGGCAAAGTTGCCCCCGTTATGGACAGCGTATTTGAACTGGCCGACGCGGCAGCGGCCCATGCGCGCATGGAAAGCTCTGGCCATATCGGCAAGATTGTCCTCAAGGTTTCGGACTAA
- a CDS encoding uracil-DNA glycosylase family protein produces the protein MESGLDYYSARALLEWQIELGATEAIGDVPVDRYALPDTSPKPKKAEATSTPQAKPKQADPVAVAQAAAQGAGSLDQLRTVMEAFDHCELKRGARQLVFADGTPGAKVMIIGEAPGRDEDREGKPFVGRAGQLLDRMLAAIDLDRRENVYITNVLPWRPPQNRDPKPEEIGMMKPFLERHVALAKPEVLVVMGNISCQAVLGKRGITRLRGNWDQAMDLPVIPMFHPAYLLRQPQMKRQAWADLLELKARLRGAT, from the coding sequence ATGGAATCGGGCTTGGACTACTACTCTGCACGGGCGCTGCTGGAATGGCAGATTGAACTGGGCGCGACCGAGGCAATCGGGGATGTGCCGGTTGATCGGTATGCGTTGCCGGATACGTCGCCCAAGCCTAAGAAGGCTGAAGCAACCTCCACGCCCCAGGCGAAACCTAAACAGGCTGATCCGGTTGCCGTAGCGCAGGCTGCAGCGCAGGGGGCAGGGTCTCTGGATCAGTTGCGGACAGTGATGGAGGCTTTTGATCATTGCGAACTTAAGCGAGGGGCGCGGCAGTTGGTTTTTGCCGACGGCACGCCCGGCGCAAAGGTGATGATCATCGGCGAAGCCCCCGGCCGCGATGAAGACCGTGAAGGCAAGCCCTTTGTCGGTCGCGCCGGTCAGTTGCTGGACCGGATGCTGGCGGCAATCGATCTGGATCGCCGCGAGAACGTCTACATCACCAACGTACTGCCGTGGCGGCCTCCGCAGAACCGCGATCCCAAGCCCGAAGAAATCGGGATGATGAAGCCTTTCCTTGAGCGTCACGTTGCGTTGGCCAAGCCCGAAGTTCTGGTGGTGATGGGCAATATCAGCTGTCAGGCAGTGCTGGGAAAACGGGGTATCACTCGTTTGCGCGGCAATTGGGATCAGGCGATGGATTTGCCGGTGATCCCGATGTTCCACCCGGCCTATCTGTTGCGTCAGCCGCAGATGAAACGGCAGGCTTGGGCTGATCTGCTGGAATTGAAAGCGCGGCTGCGAGGCGCAACATGA
- the plsY gene encoding glycerol-3-phosphate 1-O-acyltransferase PlsY: protein MPIIGNSAEDLLLWALIGYLLGSIPFGLILAKVMGLGNLREIGSGNIGATNVLRTGNKAAAALTLLFDAAKGAVAVLVARAYAGEDAAQIAALMAFVGHCFPIWLGFQGGKGVATFLGLWLALDWRVGVACCLSWLVAAAIWRISSVGALAAAALSTTWVLVLTNGSTFILGIILTLLIYWRHGSNVARIKAGTEPKIGKP from the coding sequence ATGCCCATTATCGGAAATTCGGCAGAGGATTTGCTCTTGTGGGCTTTGATTGGATACCTGTTGGGATCCATCCCCTTTGGGTTGATCCTGGCCAAGGTCATGGGGCTGGGAAACCTGCGCGAAATAGGGTCGGGCAATATCGGGGCCACAAACGTTCTGCGCACTGGAAACAAGGCCGCTGCAGCCCTGACGTTGCTGTTTGACGCCGCCAAGGGGGCTGTGGCCGTTCTTGTTGCGCGCGCCTATGCGGGCGAAGATGCCGCCCAAATCGCAGCGCTTATGGCATTTGTGGGCCATTGCTTCCCGATTTGGCTTGGCTTCCAAGGCGGGAAAGGCGTGGCAACCTTTCTGGGGCTGTGGCTGGCGCTGGACTGGCGCGTCGGTGTGGCCTGCTGCCTGAGCTGGCTGGTCGCGGCCGCAATCTGGCGGATTTCGTCGGTCGGCGCACTGGCTGCGGCAGCGCTGTCGACAACCTGGGTATTGGTGCTTACAAACGGATCCACCTTTATTCTGGGGATCATCCTGACGCTTCTGATCTATTGGCGTCATGGCTCGAATGTGGCACGGATCAAGGCCGGGACAGAACCGAAAATCGGGAAGCCGTGA
- a CDS encoding aspartate carbamoyltransferase catalytic subunit — translation MRFAHRHLLGIEHLSQSDITEILDLAETYVDMNRQSTKHSDVLSGLTQINMFFENSTRTQASFELAGKRLGADVMNMAMQASSIKKGETLIDTAMTLNAMHPDLLVVRHPHSGAVDLLAQKVNCAVLNAGDGKHEHPTQALLDALTIRRAKGRLHRLNIAICGDVAHSRVARSNLILLGKMENRIRLIGPPTLVPSQFAEFGAEIYDDMNEGLKDVDVVMMLRLQKERMDGGFIPSEREYYHRYGLDAAKLAQAKPDAIVMHPGPMNRGVEIDGTLADDINRSVIQEQVEMGVAVRMAAMDLLARNLREAA, via the coding sequence ATGCGTTTCGCCCATCGTCACCTTCTTGGCATCGAGCATCTGTCGCAATCCGATATCACCGAAATTCTGGATCTGGCCGAGACCTATGTCGACATGAACCGCCAGTCGACCAAGCATTCAGACGTGCTGTCGGGGCTGACCCAGATCAACATGTTCTTTGAAAACTCGACCCGCACGCAAGCCAGTTTCGAACTGGCGGGCAAGCGTCTGGGTGCAGATGTGATGAACATGGCAATGCAGGCCAGTTCGATCAAAAAGGGTGAAACCCTGATCGACACTGCGATGACATTGAACGCAATGCACCCGGATCTGCTGGTGGTCCGGCATCCGCATTCGGGCGCGGTCGATTTGCTGGCGCAAAAGGTCAATTGCGCTGTTCTGAACGCGGGCGACGGCAAACATGAACACCCTACGCAGGCCCTGTTGGACGCGTTGACGATCCGACGTGCTAAGGGACGCCTGCACCGGCTGAACATCGCGATTTGCGGCGACGTGGCCCATTCCCGCGTCGCACGATCAAACCTGATCCTGCTGGGCAAAATGGAAAACCGTATTCGACTGATCGGCCCACCGACACTGGTACCCAGCCAGTTTGCCGAGTTCGGGGCCGAGATCTACGACGACATGAACGAGGGTCTGAAGGACGTTGATGTCGTCATGATGCTACGCCTTCAGAAAGAGCGGATGGATGGCGGGTTCATCCCCTCGGAACGCGAATACTATCACCGCTATGGGCTGGATGCCGCAAAGCTTGCGCAAGCCAAGCCTGATGCCATTGTCATGCACCCCGGCCCAATGAACCGCGGGGTTGAGATCGACGGCACGCTGGCCGATGACATCAACCGGTCCGTCATTCAGGAACAGGTGGAAATGGGCGTCGCCGTCCGCATGGCCGCGATGGATCTGCTGGCCCGCAACCTGCGCGAGGCCGCATGA
- a CDS encoding scavenger receptor class F, member 2 — protein MLRILRFLLLGLVVALTGDPALATFHNTQGQCRAGQFKCGSTCCSGGQRCSFDGHCIPLGGTYCGGGRTCGPFERCVAGGTRCAPAGLNKCTSRLDCPGDSFCNGRGECERITPDLDTTPPKTCDDGRTCARGSSCLPGGGCSRPGWFLCEETGSQCRPGFKCSAHQGCVPIKAIDCGYGKWCKPGEQCLPEGGCEKLPEGTEP, from the coding sequence ATGCTCAGAATTCTGCGATTCCTCCTGCTCGGTCTTGTGGTGGCCCTTACCGGCGATCCGGCTCTGGCAACGTTCCACAACACCCAAGGACAGTGCCGCGCAGGGCAATTCAAATGCGGTAGCACCTGCTGTTCGGGCGGGCAAAGATGCAGCTTTGATGGTCATTGTATTCCGCTGGGCGGCACCTATTGCGGCGGTGGTCGCACCTGCGGCCCGTTCGAACGTTGCGTGGCCGGTGGAACCAGATGTGCACCCGCGGGCCTAAACAAGTGCACATCTCGTCTGGATTGCCCGGGCGACAGTTTTTGCAACGGGCGTGGCGAATGCGAACGCATCACACCTGACCTGGACACGACACCGCCTAAAACTTGCGACGATGGCCGCACCTGCGCGCGTGGCTCGTCCTGCCTGCCCGGCGGAGGCTGTTCCCGTCCGGGTTGGTTCTTGTGCGAAGAAACTGGGTCGCAATGCCGCCCTGGCTTCAAGTGTTCGGCCCATCAGGGCTGCGTGCCGATCAAGGCCATCGACTGCGGTTATGGCAAATGGTGCAAGCCGGGTGAACAATGCCTGCCCGAGGGCGGCTGCGAAAAACTGCCAGAGGGTACCGAACCTTAG
- a CDS encoding outer membrane protein, with protein MTLKLALIATAATLTAGSALAQSSGNWTGFYGGLQLGYIDVDTNVSGVDGDGAIGGIVLGYDYDLGTWVVGGGFDYDWTDVDLAGAATVEDVWRLKARAGYKVNPQGLLYGTVGYAEAGTDTLGSDDGWFIGAGYEQIVAPNVSIGGELLYHEFDNFNATGVDVDATTLQIRATYRF; from the coding sequence ATGACTTTGAAATTGGCTCTCATCGCAACGGCCGCGACACTGACGGCCGGATCAGCGCTGGCGCAATCTTCGGGCAATTGGACCGGCTTCTACGGTGGTCTGCAGTTGGGTTACATCGACGTGGACACCAACGTATCTGGCGTCGACGGAGACGGCGCAATCGGTGGTATTGTACTGGGTTACGACTATGATCTGGGAACCTGGGTTGTCGGCGGCGGCTTTGATTACGACTGGACCGATGTGGATCTGGCCGGAGCCGCTACCGTCGAAGACGTATGGCGCCTGAAAGCGCGCGCAGGGTACAAAGTTAACCCACAAGGTCTTCTATACGGCACGGTCGGGTATGCCGAAGCCGGGACAGACACCCTCGGCAGCGATGACGGCTGGTTCATCGGCGCAGGCTATGAGCAGATCGTGGCACCCAATGTGAGCATCGGTGGGGAACTGCTGTACCACGAATTCGACAATTTCAACGCAACTGGTGTGGATGTAGACGCAACCACATTGCAGATCCGGGCGACGTATCGGTTTTGA
- a CDS encoding quinone oxidoreductase — MQNTAKTVMIHEFGGPDVLRIEDRPLGDPGPGEIRIRHEACGLNFIDVYQRTGLYPLDLPHALGMEAAGVVEAVGEGVTHLAPGQRAAYAAAPSGAYCEARVMPAAQVCPLPDDITFQTAAAMMLKGLTVEYLFHRTTPLKRGDTVLFHAAAGGVGLIACQWAKSEGITLIGTAGSDEKCSLARFNGAAHCINYRTENFAERVAEITKGQGVDVVMDSVGADTFEGSLDSLKPLGMMISFGNASGPVPPFNIGVLGQKGSLKITRPTLFTHISDHAVCQAMARRLFGKVEGGEVKIHVDQRFALDQVADAHRALEARQTTGSTILDV; from the coding sequence ATGCAGAATACAGCAAAAACAGTTATGATTCATGAGTTTGGCGGCCCCGACGTTCTGCGGATCGAAGACAGACCGCTCGGTGACCCCGGACCGGGGGAAATCCGAATTCGTCACGAAGCCTGTGGTCTGAATTTTATCGATGTATATCAACGGACTGGCTTGTATCCTCTGGACCTTCCGCACGCGCTGGGCATGGAGGCCGCAGGTGTTGTCGAGGCTGTTGGCGAAGGGGTAACGCATCTGGCACCGGGACAGCGGGCTGCATATGCTGCGGCACCGTCGGGGGCCTATTGCGAGGCCCGTGTGATGCCAGCAGCGCAGGTTTGCCCCTTGCCAGATGACATTACATTTCAGACTGCTGCGGCGATGATGCTTAAAGGTTTAACGGTGGAATACCTGTTTCATCGAACGACTCCGTTGAAACGCGGCGATACTGTCCTGTTCCATGCCGCCGCCGGTGGTGTTGGGCTGATCGCCTGTCAATGGGCAAAATCCGAGGGGATCACATTGATCGGGACGGCTGGAAGTGATGAAAAATGCAGCCTGGCCCGTTTCAACGGGGCTGCGCATTGCATCAACTACCGGACTGAAAATTTCGCCGAGCGCGTGGCCGAGATCACCAAGGGGCAGGGTGTGGATGTGGTGATGGATTCCGTTGGGGCGGACACGTTCGAGGGATCTTTGGATTCCCTCAAGCCGCTGGGCATGATGATTTCTTTCGGAAATGCTTCGGGCCCGGTGCCGCCCTTCAATATCGGTGTTCTGGGTCAAAAGGGTTCACTTAAGATCACCCGGCCCACGCTGTTTACGCATATCTCGGATCATGCGGTGTGTCAGGCAATGGCCCGACGACTATTTGGCAAAGTTGAAGGCGGTGAGGTCAAGATCCATGTGGATCAACGCTTTGCGCTTGATCAGGTCGCTGATGCGCATCGCGCGCTTGAGGCGCGGCAAACAACCGGCAGTACAATTTTGGATGTGTGA